From the genome of Flavobacterium luteolum, one region includes:
- a CDS encoding helix-turn-helix domain-containing protein has translation MDEKLLVFPEKLGLGHTFFIQVVPGVAAIVMDFTLSSELKINRIKDGVNRYVFHFDLSEQENKMHLESSTYKMGNNIKRGLSIFKNQGKYCFEPVIGHRIFALRLFIDNLLMNELIEENPESELIKKAIVFDRKKIYIDDLDADSLLQLINLKDMSFRDSSYEVSLKGISLRLISNVLLKLGTVAKSHISAWDEGGILKAEAYLLSNIDKAFPTIQVLAQKAGMSETKFKNLFKKYFKKTAQNMFHEAKMKLAHEKLLSGNYYTLTELVEDLNYSQLNYFSELYFKFFRRRPIHDFIKKNDYRKNEN, from the coding sequence TTGGATGAAAAACTATTGGTTTTTCCCGAAAAACTGGGTTTGGGACATACTTTTTTTATTCAGGTTGTTCCTGGAGTTGCAGCCATTGTTATGGATTTTACATTATCATCTGAATTGAAGATTAACCGTATAAAAGACGGTGTAAATCGATATGTGTTTCATTTTGATTTAAGTGAGCAAGAGAATAAAATGCATCTCGAAAGTTCTACCTATAAAATGGGGAATAATATAAAGCGAGGTCTTTCCATATTCAAAAATCAGGGGAAATATTGTTTTGAGCCTGTAATAGGACATAGAATTTTTGCTTTGCGACTATTTATCGATAATCTTCTGATGAATGAATTAATAGAAGAGAATCCAGAGAGTGAACTTATAAAAAAAGCAATCGTATTCGACAGAAAAAAAATCTATATTGATGATCTTGATGCAGACAGTTTATTGCAGCTGATTAATTTAAAAGATATGTCATTCAGGGATTCTTCTTATGAGGTTAGTTTAAAAGGCATTTCTCTTCGTCTAATTTCTAATGTTCTGCTTAAATTAGGCACTGTAGCGAAAAGTCACATTTCAGCTTGGGACGAGGGAGGGATACTAAAAGCAGAGGCTTACTTACTAAGCAATATAGACAAAGCATTTCCAACAATACAGGTTCTTGCCCAGAAAGCAGGAATGTCTGAAACTAAATTTAAGAATTTATTTAAAAAATATTTTAAAAAAACTGCCCAAAATATGTTTCATGAGGCAAAAATGAAACTAGCTCATGAAAAACTATTAAGCGGTAATTACTATACCTTAACTGAATTGGTCGAAGATTTAAATTATTCACAATTAAATTATTTTTCAGAGCTCTACTTCAAATTCTTTAGAAGAAGGCCTATTCATGATTTTATTAAAAAAAATGATTATAGGAAAAATGAAAACTAA
- a CDS encoding DUF7507 domain-containing protein, translated as MKNTVKILLVFITVFLITSVSAQTNYSFSIADILSSMPNGKRMPDGTIVKAQMITTGSATHSTGAAGSGTAGPDIGGLFTGITLPAYVGDKTPTNFTKIQMANTQNADNGMGNNCTNSIGFRIYFSRPISSINFLALDIDGVHGTPNGNAEWVAFFGYDGNTYVPYIIGGITGQLINQSINTSAANHSWRTLVSNSIGATAAAALPNNMTIRRQTTSGGSGTPDDLNHQVLFTPPSTTTKVTDFFLMTGIWSVTGQANVQASGLSPIVITISSDFGDAPDSYKTLLASGGPSHGVVGTLILGDTNYTEPDGSPSVLADASVDDDGIQTIPPLTNNGQLISSYTVSTTFHNNTGLPANYVAWIDWNNDGVFQPSEGTTATTPAGTLTGSVNLTWNNVTLTNTAGHARTYLRVRTTTEAITTSDTGGAFMDGEVEDYAIGLPAASPDVACFNVGSPSGAINILSNDTTGNAIVPSTVSLVNPGTGTNIITDGEGDIVSITILGEGVWEVNSAGQVTFEPQSSSVIAPTPMAYNGRDADGNISNNALITLTAASVPVNTTVASQGCSPTTLTATASVPTGQSVVWYDAATAGNIVASPTLSTVGTVTYYAQGNNGSCTTSVRTPVTLTITAPPNAGNLSGTQNICQGATTTFSSDGDAGGSWSSLDTTIATVDSSGIITGILPGTTTITYTVSGTGGCTDVSVTRSITVEDAAESGIISGNQDICVNGTSALTSTGTPGGLWESEDITIATVDASGVVTGVARGTTNIKYTIIQTGSCPVIPSVYSVNIIQANPGTLSGKQNLCPGDTTLFTTDGDPGGLWSTDFPGIATVDANGVITGNGPGTATITYTITGLSGCPSAATTRTITVDVNASAIASDITGADSAVCPGGSATLTVSTLTIGNPTFTWYPDQTSTTAINTGTTYTVSPTSTTTYYVSVKGNDVCENEINNRKPITVTINSLGLDSDIVSTNATICAGSSAALAVSSTTVTTPVFRWYADQTSATVLFTGDTYTVSPAVTTTYYVSVSGDGVCENVLNTRKAVTVNVNTLALDSDIAAADETICAGSSVSLVASTTNVTTPVFRWYADQTSTTVLSTGDTYNVSLASTTTYYVTVSGDGVCENAINTRKAVVVNVDPLGIATDITAADTTTCPGEASVLSASSTVSSPIFRWYADQTTTAVLNIGDTYTVSPTVNTTYFISVSGDNVCENAPNTRKPVTVTMNPLATAADIDAADQTICLGDVAVLTASSTISNPEFFWYADQTSLDPLSVGAVYDPSPQTTTTYYVSVRGTNICDNAINTRKAVVVNVNRLGLDSDITASDAVICAGSSTTLTASATGITNPVFRWYADQTSTTVLNTADTYTVTPATTTTYYVSVSGDGVCENAINTRKAVVVTVNRLGLDADITASDALICAGSSTTLTASATGITTPVFRWYADQTTTTALFTGDTYNVTPAATTTYYVSVSGDGVCENAINTRKAVVVTVNRLGLDADITASDAVICAGSSASLTASTNITTPVFKWYADQTTTTALFTGDTYNVTPTTTTTYYVSVSGDGVCENAINTRKAVVVTVNRLGLDADITASDAVICAGSSTTLTASATGITTPVFRWYADQTTTTVLFTGDTYSVTPAATTTYYVSVSGDGVCENAINTRKAVVVTVNRLGLDSDITALDVAICAGSSTVLTASSTGVTTPVFRWYADQTTTTVLFTGDTYSVTPAATTTYYVSVSGDGVCENAINTRKAVVVTVNRLGLDSDITASDAIICAGSSVALTASSSGVNTPVFRWYADQTTTTALFTGDTYNVTPAATTTYYVSVSGDGVCENAINSRKAVLVTVNRLGLDADITASDAVVCAGSSVALTASSVGVTTPVFRWYADQTTTTVLFTGDTYSVTPAATTTYYVSVSGDGVCENAINTRKAVVVTVNRLGLDTDITASNAIICAGSSTTLTASTTGITTPVFTWYADQTTTTALFTGDTYNVTPAATTMYYVSVSGDGVCENAINTRKAVMVTVNRLGLDADITASDAVICAGSSTTLTASSVGVTTPIFRWYADQTTTTALFTGNTYTVTPAATTTYYVSVSGDGVCENAVNTRKAVVATVNPLALASDISATTSNASLCTGGSASITASSAITNPIFKWYQDANLSVLLYTGPTFVTPAITATTSYYVTVQNNAICENSIGNALKVDLTVIFCSDIALTKSVSNMSPFVGDQVDFTITVSNLGPNDATGVRANDVLPSGYTFISANNGGVLSGSTITWPTFNVSVNNPVSLVYRVRVNNSTGSADEYKNVAQIIASDNFDPNSTPNNNDPAENDQDSVILTPIIPQPSILLYKDASFTASNDSNGNGFPDVNETITYTFTAQNTGNIRLENVKINDQFLGITNLSLTPSTLDPGQTGRAQLIYTIKESDFEKGVIYNSAIAQGNTPPTPDNPGGTVVNDTSEDPTNPVKPDDEYYDPNCPTCTVVPLPNIPKIAIVKEISSFSGNFNNAKVGDVISYLFTVSNIGNTRLSNVKVTDPLPGMSTPALDPVDSSSKTGDLNSNGYLDTNEKWLYRADYVITSDDLAKGQVVNQALAEAKGPPTPVNPNGEDVSDLSDKSSPTNEDNDPTVLDIVGCQVVVHNAFSPNGDSVNDRFTIDGIECYPKNTVEIYNRWGVIVFHTDGYNNQNNAFEGYSNGRAVINQSKGLPTGTYYYILRYQNSDQKEVTTAGYLYLSMNQ; from the coding sequence ATGAAAAATACAGTTAAAATCTTATTAGTATTTATTACAGTGTTTTTAATAACAAGTGTATCTGCTCAAACGAATTACAGTTTTTCAATTGCTGATATTTTAAGCTCAATGCCAAATGGAAAAAGAATGCCTGATGGAACTATTGTAAAAGCACAGATGATAACTACAGGTAGCGCCACACATTCTACAGGAGCCGCGGGTTCAGGAACTGCGGGACCAGATATTGGAGGATTATTCACTGGAATCACGCTTCCTGCTTATGTTGGAGATAAAACACCAACAAATTTCACTAAAATTCAAATGGCGAATACCCAGAATGCCGATAACGGAATGGGAAATAATTGTACGAACAGCATTGGTTTTAGAATTTATTTCAGCCGACCTATTTCCAGCATTAATTTTCTTGCTTTGGATATTGATGGTGTTCATGGAACACCAAATGGAAACGCTGAATGGGTTGCTTTTTTTGGTTATGATGGCAATACGTATGTTCCATATATTATTGGCGGGATCACTGGACAGCTTATCAATCAATCAATCAATACTTCTGCTGCAAATCACAGTTGGAGAACTTTAGTAAGTAATTCAATTGGAGCAACAGCGGCGGCGGCATTACCTAATAATATGACTATCAGAAGACAGACAACTAGTGGAGGATCTGGTACTCCTGATGATCTAAACCATCAGGTACTATTCACTCCACCATCAACGACTACTAAAGTAACTGATTTCTTTTTGATGACAGGAATTTGGAGTGTTACTGGTCAAGCCAATGTTCAAGCATCAGGCTTAAGTCCGATCGTAATTACGATTAGTTCAGATTTTGGAGACGCACCAGACAGTTATAAAACATTGCTAGCTTCCGGTGGGCCATCTCACGGCGTTGTTGGAACACTTATTTTAGGAGATACTAATTACACTGAACCCGATGGTTCGCCATCTGTATTGGCAGACGCTTCTGTTGATGATGATGGAATACAGACCATTCCGCCATTGACAAACAATGGACAATTAATCAGCAGTTATACAGTTTCTACTACTTTTCACAATAATACAGGACTGCCCGCAAATTATGTGGCGTGGATTGACTGGAATAATGACGGCGTATTTCAGCCGTCAGAAGGGACTACCGCAACAACGCCGGCAGGAACATTGACAGGAAGCGTTAATCTTACTTGGAATAATGTTACTTTGACTAATACAGCAGGTCATGCCAGAACTTATTTAAGAGTAAGAACAACGACAGAAGCAATTACAACTTCTGATACAGGCGGTGCATTTATGGATGGAGAAGTAGAAGATTATGCAATTGGACTTCCAGCTGCTTCGCCAGATGTAGCTTGTTTCAATGTAGGAAGTCCTTCGGGGGCAATAAATATTTTGTCCAATGATACTACTGGAAATGCAATTGTACCCTCAACTGTAAGTTTGGTTAATCCGGGAACAGGGACAAATATTATTACCGATGGAGAAGGGGATATTGTTTCAATAACTATTCTGGGAGAAGGAGTTTGGGAAGTTAATTCAGCTGGTCAAGTTACTTTTGAACCTCAATCCAGCAGTGTAATAGCACCAACTCCAATGGCATATAACGGCAGAGATGCTGATGGGAATATTTCAAATAATGCATTAATTACGTTGACTGCTGCAAGCGTACCAGTCAATACAACAGTTGCCTCTCAAGGATGTTCTCCAACCACGCTGACAGCAACTGCGAGCGTTCCTACAGGTCAATCTGTAGTTTGGTATGATGCCGCGACTGCTGGAAATATTGTAGCATCTCCAACACTAAGCACAGTAGGAACCGTAACGTATTATGCACAGGGAAATAATGGCAGTTGCACAACTTCTGTGCGAACTCCGGTAACATTGACCATAACAGCGCCTCCAAATGCTGGAAATTTGTCAGGAACACAAAATATTTGCCAAGGCGCAACAACAACTTTTAGTTCTGATGGTGATGCGGGTGGCTCATGGTCAAGTCTCGACACAACGATCGCAACTGTTGACAGCAGTGGTATAATTACCGGAATATTGCCAGGTACAACAACAATAACTTATACAGTTAGTGGAACAGGAGGTTGTACTGATGTATCGGTTACAAGGTCAATTACAGTAGAAGACGCTGCAGAATCAGGTATAATATCTGGAAATCAGGATATCTGTGTTAACGGTACTTCTGCATTAACTTCGACTGGAACTCCCGGCGGATTATGGGAAAGTGAAGATATAACAATTGCGACAGTTGATGCAAGTGGTGTAGTAACGGGCGTTGCACGTGGTACAACAAATATAAAATACACAATAATACAAACCGGAAGTTGTCCGGTTATACCTTCTGTTTATTCTGTAAATATTATTCAAGCTAATCCGGGGACTTTATCAGGAAAACAGAATTTATGTCCGGGAGATACAACCCTTTTTACTACTGATGGCGACCCGGGCGGACTTTGGAGTACAGATTTTCCTGGTATTGCCACTGTAGATGCAAATGGGGTAATTACTGGTAATGGACCGGGAACTGCAACAATTACCTATACGATAACTGGCTTGAGTGGTTGCCCATCAGCTGCAACAACAAGAACGATTACTGTAGATGTTAATGCCTCCGCTATCGCATCTGATATTACGGGTGCAGACAGTGCAGTCTGTCCCGGCGGTAGTGCTACGCTAACAGTAAGTACATTGACTATCGGTAATCCTACCTTTACATGGTATCCTGATCAAACCAGTACGACAGCAATTAATACTGGTACAACGTATACTGTTTCTCCAACCTCAACTACAACGTATTATGTAAGTGTAAAAGGTAATGATGTCTGTGAGAATGAGATCAATAATAGAAAACCCATTACAGTAACAATAAATTCTTTAGGGCTTGATTCTGATATAGTAAGTACAAACGCAACAATATGTGCTGGTTCTTCTGCAGCACTGGCAGTTTCATCAACTACCGTGACAACGCCCGTTTTTAGATGGTATGCTGATCAAACAAGTGCTACAGTTCTCTTCACTGGAGATACTTATACTGTTTCTCCAGCCGTAACTACAACATATTACGTAAGTGTAAGCGGGGATGGAGTTTGCGAAAATGTATTAAATACAAGAAAAGCAGTAACAGTAAATGTAAATACTTTGGCTTTGGATTCAGATATCGCTGCTGCGGATGAAACAATTTGCGCAGGATCTTCCGTGAGTCTTGTTGCCTCAACAACCAATGTTACCACGCCCGTTTTTAGATGGTATGCAGACCAGACAAGTACAACAGTTTTGAGTACGGGAGATACATATAATGTTTCTCTGGCATCAACGACAACTTATTATGTCACCGTGAGCGGTGACGGAGTCTGTGAGAATGCAATTAATACACGAAAAGCCGTTGTTGTGAATGTTGATCCTTTAGGAATTGCTACCGATATCACCGCTGCTGATACTACAACATGTCCAGGCGAAGCTTCAGTTCTTAGTGCTTCATCAACTGTCTCTTCTCCAATTTTTAGATGGTATGCCGATCAAACGACAACAGCAGTATTAAATATTGGAGACACTTATACAGTATCTCCAACAGTAAATACAACTTACTTTATAAGTGTTAGCGGAGACAATGTTTGTGAAAATGCACCAAATACAAGAAAACCAGTAACAGTTACAATGAATCCTTTGGCGACGGCAGCAGATATTGATGCTGCTGATCAAACTATTTGTTTAGGAGACGTCGCAGTTTTAACCGCATCATCAACAATCAGTAATCCTGAATTTTTTTGGTATGCTGATCAAACTTCTCTGGATCCGCTATCAGTCGGAGCGGTATATGATCCTTCGCCACAAACCACGACTACCTATTATGTTAGTGTGAGAGGAACTAATATTTGCGATAATGCCATCAACACCAGAAAAGCGGTTGTAGTAAATGTCAACAGATTAGGCTTGGATTCTGATATCACAGCCTCCGATGCTGTCATTTGCGCGGGTTCATCAACTACACTTACAGCTTCAGCTACTGGAATAACAAATCCAGTTTTCAGATGGTATGCTGATCAGACAAGTACCACAGTATTAAATACAGCAGATACTTATACTGTAACACCGGCAACAACGACAACGTATTACGTCAGCGTAAGTGGTGACGGAGTCTGTGAAAACGCGATCAACACTAGAAAGGCGGTTGTGGTTACTGTGAATAGATTAGGTTTGGATGCTGATATCACAGCTTCAGATGCATTAATTTGTGCGGGTTCATCGACTACGCTTACAGCTTCAGCAACTGGAATAACAACCCCAGTTTTCAGATGGTACGCGGATCAGACAACAACTACGGCACTTTTTACAGGGGATACTTATAATGTAACACCTGCAGCAACGACAACGTATTATGTCAGCGTAAGCGGCGATGGCGTTTGTGAAAATGCTATTAACACCAGAAAAGCGGTTGTGGTTACTGTGAATAGATTAGGTTTGGATGCTGATATCACGGCTTCAGATGCAGTAATCTGTGCAGGTTCATCAGCCTCGCTTACAGCTTCAACGAATATTACAACGCCAGTTTTCAAATGGTACGCTGATCAGACAACGACTACGGCACTCTTTACTGGAGATACTTACAACGTAACTCCGACAACAACGACAACGTATTACGTCAGCGTAAGCGGCGATGGCGTCTGTGAAAACGCTATCAATACCAGAAAAGCAGTTGTGGTTACTGTCAACAGATTAGGTTTGGATGCTGATATCACGGCCTCAGATGCTGTAATCTGTGCGGGTTCATCAACTACACTTACAGCTTCAGCTACTGGAATAACAACGCCAGTTTTCAGATGGTATGCTGATCAGACGACGACTACGGTACTTTTTACAGGAGATACTTATAGTGTAACACCTGCAGCAACGACAACATATTATGTGAGTGTAAGCGGTGATGGAGTCTGTGAAAACGCCATTAATACCAGAAAAGCAGTTGTGGTTACTGTCAACAGATTAGGCTTGGATTCTGATATCACGGCCTTAGATGTCGCAATTTGTGCTGGTTCATCGACTGTGCTTACAGCTTCATCCACTGGGGTTACTACGCCAGTATTCAGATGGTATGCTGATCAGACGACGACTACGGTACTTTTTACGGGAGATACTTATAGTGTAACACCTGCAGCAACGACAACGTATTATGTGAGTGTAAGCGGTGATGGCGTCTGTGAAAACGCCATCAATACCAGAAAAGCGGTTGTGGTTACTGTGAATCGATTAGGTTTAGATTCTGATATAACGGCTTCTGATGCTATAATCTGTGCAGGCTCATCGGTTGCGCTAACTGCTTCGTCTTCAGGAGTAAATACACCAGTATTCAGATGGTATGCTGATCAGACAACAACTACGGCACTTTTTACAGGAGATACTTATAATGTAACTCCTGCAGCAACGACAACTTATTATGTCAGCGTAAGCGGTGATGGAGTTTGTGAAAACGCCATCAATAGCAGAAAAGCGGTTTTGGTTACTGTGAATCGATTAGGTTTGGATGCTGATATCACGGCTTCAGATGCAGTAGTTTGTGCAGGCTCATCGGTTGCGCTAACTGCCTCGTCTGTGGGAGTAACTACACCGGTATTTAGATGGTATGCTGATCAGACAACGACTACGGTACTCTTTACTGGAGATACTTATAGTGTAACACCTGCAGCAACGACAACGTATTATGTCAGCGTAAGCGGTGATGGAGTCTGCGAGAATGCCATCAATACCAGAAAAGCGGTTGTGGTTACAGTTAATAGATTAGGTTTGGATACTGATATAACGGCTTCTAATGCTATAATCTGTGCGGGTTCATCGACAACGCTTACAGCTTCAACTACTGGAATAACAACGCCAGTTTTTACATGGTATGCCGATCAGACAACAACTACAGCACTTTTTACGGGAGATACTTATAACGTAACTCCTGCAGCAACGACAATGTATTATGTCAGCGTAAGCGGTGATGGAGTGTGCGAGAATGCCATTAATACCAGAAAAGCGGTTATGGTTACTGTGAATCGATTAGGTTTGGATGCTGATATCACAGCTTCCGATGCTGTAATTTGTGCGGGTTCATCGACAACGCTTACAGCCTCATCAGTTGGAGTAACAACACCAATTTTCAGATGGTATGCCGATCAGACAACGACTACGGCACTCTTTACAGGAAATACTTATACTGTAACTCCGGCAGCAACGACAACGTATTATGTCAGCGTAAGCGGCGATGGAGTCTGCGAAAACGCCGTCAACACAAGAAAAGCGGTTGTGGCAACAGTCAATCCTTTGGCTTTGGCTTCTGATATTTCAGCAACTACTTCAAATGCTTCGTTATGTACTGGAGGCAGTGCATCAATTACAGCTTCTAGTGCTATTACTAATCCTATTTTCAAATGGTATCAAGATGCTAATTTATCTGTTTTGCTTTATACAGGCCCGACCTTTGTGACGCCTGCTATAACGGCAACTACATCTTACTACGTTACAGTGCAAAACAATGCTATTTGTGAAAATAGTATTGGCAATGCGTTAAAAGTTGATCTAACAGTTATTTTCTGTTCTGATATTGCTTTGACAAAATCGGTAAGCAATATGTCGCCGTTCGTTGGTGATCAGGTTGATTTTACAATAACTGTAAGTAATCTTGGACCAAATGACGCTACTGGTGTACGTGCTAATGATGTATTACCGTCTGGTTATACTTTTATTAGTGCAAACAACGGCGGAGTATTATCTGGAAGCACAATTACGTGGCCGACTTTTAATGTTTCTGTTAATAATCCTGTTTCATTGGTTTACAGAGTTAGAGTCAATAATTCGACTGGATCAGCGGATGAATACAAAAATGTAGCTCAAATAATTGCTTCGGATAATTTTGATCCAAATTCAACTCCAAACAACAATGATCCAGCAGAAAATGATCAAGATAGTGTGATTTTGACTCCAATTATACCACAACCGTCAATTTTATTATATAAAGATGCTTCCTTCACCGCATCTAATGATAGTAACGGAAATGGTTTTCCTGATGTAAATGAAACAATTACATACACTTTTACAGCGCAGAATACAGGAAATATTAGATTAGAAAATGTAAAAATCAACGATCAATTTTTAGGCATAACTAATTTATCACTAACGCCTAGCACTTTGGATCCCGGACAAACGGGCAGGGCTCAGTTAATTTATACAATCAAGGAGTCAGATTTTGAGAAAGGAGTAATTTACAATAGCGCGATTGCTCAAGGTAACACACCGCCGACACCAGATAATCCTGGAGGTACGGTAGTAAATGATACATCCGAAGACCCAACTAATCCTGTTAAGCCGGATGATGAGTATTATGATCCGAATTGTCCAACTTGTACTGTAGTTCCGTTGCCAAATATTCCAAAAATTGCAATTGTTAAGGAGATTTCTTCATTTAGTGGAAACTTTAATAATGCAAAAGTGGGCGATGTGATAAGTTATCTTTTTACGGTAAGCAATATCGGAAATACGCGTTTAAGTAATGTAAAAGTAACAGATCCGCTTCCTGGAATGTCAACACCTGCACTTGATCCTGTAGATTCGAGTAGTAAAACGGGAGATCTTAATTCAAACGGATATCTAGATACAAATGAGAAATGGCTTTATAGAGCTGATTATGTTATCACTTCAGATGATTTAGCAAAAGGTCAAGTTGTCAACCAGGCTTTAGCAGAAGCGAAAGGGCCTCCAACACCTGTAAATCCTAATGGGGAAGATGTTAGTGACCTGTCCGACAAATCGTCGCCAACCAATGAGGACAATGACCCGACAGTTCTTGATATAGTGGGCTGCCAAGTAGTCGTTCATAACGCATTTTCTCCAAATGGAGACAGTGTAAATGATAGGTTTACAATTGATGGTATTGAATGTTACCCAAAAAACACGGTTGAAATTTATAACCGCTGGGGAGTAATTGTTTTTCATACCGATGGATACAATAATCAAAACAATGCTTTTGAGGGCTATTCTAATGGAAGAGCTGTGATTAATCAAAGCAAAGGACTCCCAACGGGTACTTATTATTATATTCTCAGATATCAAAATTCAGATCAAAAAGAAGTAACAACTGCGGGTTATCTTTATTTAAGCATGAACCAATAA
- a CDS encoding OmpA family protein — MKNYTLLFLTAVSTFSFGSYAQQAKVNSGDKKYDNYAYIDAIKTYEKVANKGYKSEDMFKKLGNSYYFNSDFAGASKWYGELFAMNTAVEPEYYYRYAQSLKSIGEADKANTLMDDFYLKSKNDNRGKLYKEDVNYLDIIKANSGRYKIEDARVNSKYSDYGSFVYNNKLYFASARDTGNFTQRKHKWTGEYFTNIYNADLDAETGKSTKVNKFKSAINTKFHEASPVFTRDGKTVYFTRNNYLNGKKGKDENKTTFIKIYKATLDKDNKWSNITELPFNSNTYSVAHPALSPDEKTLYFASDMPGTIGQSDLYKVSINSNGGYGTPENLGNTINTEGKETFPYVTSENEIYFSSDGHPGLGGLDVFVANIDSNGKIRNVQNIGSDVNSPKDDFAYIIDPTTRKGYFSSNKDGGHGSDDIYSFLETRRLNCIQELYGVITDVQTGAVLPETKVTLFDDQMAVKNTTISDDSGNYSFSVECGKSYQVRAEKAEYETKEVAITIPKNNGKTSLPIALDRSICQVTVGDDLGVCFGIKMIYFDLDKSNIRTEAAIDLEKILAVLNEYPKMKLDIRSHTDSRASHQYNEALSDRRAKSTINWLIKNGVKADRLTGKGYGETQLVNKCSDGVQCTEEEHQANRRSEFIITAL, encoded by the coding sequence ATGAAAAACTATACACTACTTTTCCTTACAGCTGTAAGTACTTTTTCTTTTGGCAGTTATGCGCAGCAAGCCAAAGTAAATTCTGGAGATAAAAAATACGATAACTACGCCTATATCGATGCCATAAAAACATACGAAAAAGTAGCCAACAAAGGATACAAGTCTGAGGATATGTTCAAAAAGCTAGGAAACTCCTATTATTTTAATTCTGATTTCGCAGGCGCCTCAAAATGGTACGGCGAGTTGTTTGCAATGAATACAGCCGTTGAACCAGAGTATTACTACAGATATGCACAATCACTAAAATCAATAGGCGAGGCTGACAAAGCAAATACGCTTATGGATGATTTTTATCTGAAATCAAAAAATGATAATAGGGGCAAGCTTTATAAAGAAGATGTCAATTATTTGGATATTATTAAAGCAAATTCTGGTCGATATAAAATTGAAGATGCCAGGGTAAACAGCAAATACTCAGACTACGGATCATTTGTTTACAACAACAAACTTTATTTTGCTTCTGCTAGAGATACCGGAAATTTTACACAGCGAAAACATAAATGGACCGGCGAATATTTTACGAATATCTACAATGCAGATCTTGACGCTGAAACCGGAAAATCGACAAAAGTAAATAAGTTTAAATCTGCGATTAATACCAAATTTCACGAAGCTTCTCCCGTTTTTACACGTGATGGAAAAACGGTTTATTTCACTAGAAATAATTACCTCAATGGAAAAAAAGGAAAAGATGAGAACAAGACTACCTTTATAAAAATCTATAAAGCCACGTTAGATAAAGATAATAAATGGTCAAATATTACTGAACTTCCTTTTAACAGCAATACATACAGTGTGGCGCATCCTGCCTTAAGTCCCGATGAAAAAACACTTTATTTTGCTTCTGATATGCCAGGTACAATCGGACAATCTGATTTGTATAAAGTCAGCATAAATTCGAACGGTGGCTATGGTACTCCAGAAAATCTTGGTAATACAATCAACACAGAAGGAAAAGAAACATTCCCGTATGTAACAAGTGAAAATGAGATTTATTTTTCATCAGATGGTCATCCCGGTTTGGGAGGTTTGGATGTTTTTGTTGCTAATATTGATTCAAATGGTAAAATAAGGAATGTTCAAAATATAGGTTCAGATGTTAATTCACCCAAAGATGATTTTGCTTATATCATTGACCCTACGACCCGAAAAGGATATTTTAGTTCAAATAAAGATGGGGGGCATGGTTCTGATGACATCTATAGTTTCTTAGAAACTAGAAGACTTAATTGTATTCAGGAACTTTATGGAGTCATAACCGATGTTCAAACAGGAGCAGTTTTGCCAGAAACTAAGGTTACTTTGTTTGACGATCAAATGGCTGTTAAAAATACTACCATTTCAGACGATTCAGGAAATTATTCTTTTTCTGTAGAATGTGGTAAATCGTATCAGGTTCGAGCTGAAAAAGCAGAATATGAAACTAAAGAAGTAGCCATAACTATTCCCAAAAATAACGGAAAAACCAGCTTGCCAATTGCTTTAGATAGAAGCATTTGCCAGGTAACTGTTGGCGATGATCTAGGAGTTTGTTTTGGTATAAAAATGATCTACTTTGATTTGGACAAATCCAATATCAGAACCGAAGCGGCTATAGATTTAGAAAAAATATTAGCGGTATTGAATGAGTATCCTAAAATGAAACTTGATATTCGTTCACATACCGATAGTAGAGCATCACATCAATATAATGAAGCTTTATCTGACCGAAGAGCAAAATCAACAATTAATTGGTTGATTAAAAATGGCGTAAAAGCCGACCGCTTGACTGGAAAAGGATACGGAGAGACACAACTTGTCAATAAATGTTCAGATGGGGTTCAATGTACCGAAGAAGAACATCAAGCCAATAGACGAAGCGAATTTATAATTACTGCTTTGTAA